The sequence AGAGCCACATGGATGAGGTAAAGGAGCTTCCAAAAGAATTTGAGCTTTTAGCTAAGAGCGACTTCTGCCCCGTTGAGGCAATGAAACACAAAAGCCTGCCGATTTATGGAGTGCAGTTCCACCCAGAAGTGGCACACACGGAAAAGGGAAGCGATATCTACAGGAATTTTGCGGAGCTCTGTGGAGAGCTTTAAATGTTTTGTGGAAAAATTTAAATAATTTCCCACTTATTTTTATGTGGTGGGAAAATGATATCAAAAATAGATTCCAAAGGCAGGGTGTACATCCCAAAGAGCATGAGAAAGAAACTTACTAAAGATGTATACCTAGTAGAAACCCCAGAAGGAATATTAATAATCCCCAAACCCAAAGATCCTATAAAAGAACTGGAGCAAATTGGAAAAAAACTTCCAGAAAAGTCAATTGAGGAACTCAAGAAAGACATAATAAAGCAAGCTCTGGAGGAATTATAATGATTTATGCGGATACCGATTTTTTCCTTGCTCTTCTAAAACCAAATGACTGGTTAAAAGAGAATGCAAAAAAGATACTTAATAAATACAAAGACCAAATCACGACCTCAGAAGTCACTTTTATTGAGCTAATGCTCTTAGCCAAGCGCTATAATCTTGATCCTATTAAAATCACAAGAAGCGTTATGGCAATATGCAATATAGATGATACAAAATA comes from Thermococcus aggregans and encodes:
- a CDS encoding type II toxin-antitoxin system VapC family toxin, which encodes MIYADTDFFLALLKPNDWLKENAKKILNKYKDQITTSEVTFIELMLLAKRYNLDPIKITRSVMAICNIDDTKYLKAALYIREYNANVFDAFHAANCGGEIISSDNVYERLGIKRIDLRKVEE
- a CDS encoding AbrB/MazE/SpoVT family DNA-binding domain-containing protein, producing the protein MISKIDSKGRVYIPKSMRKKLTKDVYLVETPEGILIIPKPKDPIKELEQIGKKLPEKSIEELKKDIIKQALEEL